A genomic segment from Sparus aurata chromosome 20, fSpaAur1.1, whole genome shotgun sequence encodes:
- the psmc5 gene encoding 26S proteasome regulatory subunit 8 isoform X1 produces the protein MEVDGIDHMEMGDSKGGSGLRQYYLSKIEELQLTVNDKSQNLRRLQAQRNELNAKVRLLREELQLLQEQGSYVGEVVRVMDKKKVLVKVHPEGKFVVDVDKNIDINDVTPNCRVALRNDSYTLHKILPNKVDPLVSLMMVEKVPDSTYEMIGGLDKQIKEIKEVIELPVKHPELFEALGIAQPKGVLLYGPPGTGKTLLARAVAHHTDCTFIRVSGSELVQKFIGEGARMVRELFVMAREHAPSIIFMDEIDSIGSSRLEGGSGGDSEVQRTMLELLNQLDGFEATKNIKVIMATNRIDILDSALLRPGRIDRKIEFPPPNEEARLDILKIHSRKMNLTRGINLRKIAELMPGASGAEVKGVCTEAGMYALRERRVHVTQEDFEMAVAKVMQKDSEKNMSIKKLWK, from the exons ATGGAGGTGGACGGAATTGATCAT ATGGAGATGGGGGACAGTAAAGGTGGCTCAGGTCTCCGGCAGTACTACTTGTCAAAGATTGAAGAGTTACAG TTGACAGTGAACGATAAGAGCCAGAATCTCAGACGTCTGCAGGCACAGAGGAATGAGCTCAACGCCAAAG TGCGCCTCCTTCGTGAGGAGCTGCAGTTACTACAGGAGCAGGGGTCCTACGTAGGAGAGGTGGTTAGGGTCATGGACAAGAAGAAAGTGCTGGTCAAG GTGCATCCAGAAGGAAAATTTGTCGTGGATGTGGACAAGAACATTGACATCAACGAT GTGACTCCAAATTGCCGTGTGGCTCTGCGTAATGACAGCTACACCCTGCACAAGATCCTGCCCAACAAGGTGGACCCTCTGGTGTCCCTCATGATGGTGGAGAAGGTGCCAGACTCCACCTACGAAATGATCGGCGGCCTGGATAAGCAGATCAAGGAGATCAAGGAAGTGATCGAGCTGCCTGTCAAGCACCCAGAGCTGTTTGAGGCTTTAGGCATTGCCCAGCCCAAG GGAGTGCTGCTGTACGGTCCCCCGGGTACAGGGAAAACCCTGCTGGCCAGAGCTGTGGCCCACCACACTGACTGCACCTTCATCAGGGTGTCGGGTTCTGAGCTGGTCCAGAAGTTCATCGGAGAGG GTGCCCGTATGGTGCGTGAGCTCTTCGTCATGGCTAGAGAACACGCTCCCTCCATCATCTTCATGGACGAGATCGACTCCATTGGCTCGTCCCGCCTGGAGGGCGGCTCGGGTGGTGACAGCGAGGTGCAGAGGACGATGCTGGAGCTGCTCAATCAGCTGGATGGCTTCGAGGCCACCAAGAACATCAAG GTCATCATGGCCACCAACCGTATTGACATCCTTGACTCGGCTCTTCTCAGGCCAGGCAGAATCGACAGGAAGATCGAGTTTCCCCCTCCAAATGAAGAG GCCCGTCTTGACATCCTGAAGATCCACTCCAGGAAGATGAACCTGACACGTGGCATTAATCTGAGGAAGATCGCAGAGCTGATGCCCGGAGCCTCTGGTGCTGAGGTTAAG GGTGTTTGCACAGAGGCTGGGATGTACGCTCTGAGAGAAAGGAGAGTTCATGTCACCCAGGAGGACTTTGAGATGGCTGTGGCAAAG GTGATGCAGAAAGACAGCGAGAAGAACATGTCGATCAAGAAGCTGTGGAAGTAA
- the psmc5 gene encoding 26S proteasome regulatory subunit 8 isoform X2, which translates to MEMGDSKGGSGLRQYYLSKIEELQLTVNDKSQNLRRLQAQRNELNAKVRLLREELQLLQEQGSYVGEVVRVMDKKKVLVKVHPEGKFVVDVDKNIDINDVTPNCRVALRNDSYTLHKILPNKVDPLVSLMMVEKVPDSTYEMIGGLDKQIKEIKEVIELPVKHPELFEALGIAQPKGVLLYGPPGTGKTLLARAVAHHTDCTFIRVSGSELVQKFIGEGARMVRELFVMAREHAPSIIFMDEIDSIGSSRLEGGSGGDSEVQRTMLELLNQLDGFEATKNIKVIMATNRIDILDSALLRPGRIDRKIEFPPPNEEARLDILKIHSRKMNLTRGINLRKIAELMPGASGAEVKGVCTEAGMYALRERRVHVTQEDFEMAVAKVMQKDSEKNMSIKKLWK; encoded by the exons ATGGAGATGGGGGACAGTAAAGGTGGCTCAGGTCTCCGGCAGTACTACTTGTCAAAGATTGAAGAGTTACAG TTGACAGTGAACGATAAGAGCCAGAATCTCAGACGTCTGCAGGCACAGAGGAATGAGCTCAACGCCAAAG TGCGCCTCCTTCGTGAGGAGCTGCAGTTACTACAGGAGCAGGGGTCCTACGTAGGAGAGGTGGTTAGGGTCATGGACAAGAAGAAAGTGCTGGTCAAG GTGCATCCAGAAGGAAAATTTGTCGTGGATGTGGACAAGAACATTGACATCAACGAT GTGACTCCAAATTGCCGTGTGGCTCTGCGTAATGACAGCTACACCCTGCACAAGATCCTGCCCAACAAGGTGGACCCTCTGGTGTCCCTCATGATGGTGGAGAAGGTGCCAGACTCCACCTACGAAATGATCGGCGGCCTGGATAAGCAGATCAAGGAGATCAAGGAAGTGATCGAGCTGCCTGTCAAGCACCCAGAGCTGTTTGAGGCTTTAGGCATTGCCCAGCCCAAG GGAGTGCTGCTGTACGGTCCCCCGGGTACAGGGAAAACCCTGCTGGCCAGAGCTGTGGCCCACCACACTGACTGCACCTTCATCAGGGTGTCGGGTTCTGAGCTGGTCCAGAAGTTCATCGGAGAGG GTGCCCGTATGGTGCGTGAGCTCTTCGTCATGGCTAGAGAACACGCTCCCTCCATCATCTTCATGGACGAGATCGACTCCATTGGCTCGTCCCGCCTGGAGGGCGGCTCGGGTGGTGACAGCGAGGTGCAGAGGACGATGCTGGAGCTGCTCAATCAGCTGGATGGCTTCGAGGCCACCAAGAACATCAAG GTCATCATGGCCACCAACCGTATTGACATCCTTGACTCGGCTCTTCTCAGGCCAGGCAGAATCGACAGGAAGATCGAGTTTCCCCCTCCAAATGAAGAG GCCCGTCTTGACATCCTGAAGATCCACTCCAGGAAGATGAACCTGACACGTGGCATTAATCTGAGGAAGATCGCAGAGCTGATGCCCGGAGCCTCTGGTGCTGAGGTTAAG GGTGTTTGCACAGAGGCTGGGATGTACGCTCTGAGAGAAAGGAGAGTTCATGTCACCCAGGAGGACTTTGAGATGGCTGTGGCAAAG GTGATGCAGAAAGACAGCGAGAAGAACATGTCGATCAAGAAGCTGTGGAAGTAA
- the smarcd2 gene encoding SWI/SNF-related matrix-associated actin-dependent regulator of chromatin subfamily D member 2, with product MASRGGFTGSPMNPNVHHMSVGHSPGMRIPGMPQPQGGYPRSMSSAPQYPQRSGMPPNRVGGPMGSMGGQLPGPSYGGGNMSMRPGMGPPGMDASRKRFLHQHQQQQQQEALGGLRRGAKRRKMADKVLPQRIRDLVPESQAYMDLLAFERKLDQTIARKRMEIQEAIKKPIMQKRKLRIYISNTYTPSKPEGEEAEKVSSWELRVEGKLLEEPGKQKKKFSSFFKSLVIELDKELYGPDNHLVEWHRMPTTQETDGFQVKRPGDVNVKCTLLLMLDHQPPQYKLDPRLARLLGVHTQTRASIMQALWLYIKNNKLQDSHEKEYINCNRYFRQIFGCPRMRFSEIPMKLAGLLQHPDPIIINHMISVDPTDQKKTACYDIDVEVDDPLKSQMNSFLSSTTNQQEIAALEMKIHETIEYINQLKTERDFMLSFSNNPQDFIQDWLKSQSRDLKLMTDVTGNPEEERRAEFYQEAWVPEAVGRYVYSKVQQRRQELEQVLGIRLT from the exons TGGCATCAAGGGGAGGCTTCACGGGTTCGCCGATGAATCCGAATGTGCACCACATGAGTGTCGGGCATTCTCCGGGCATGAGGATCCCAGGCATGCCTCAGCCTCAGGGGGGATACCCCCGCAGCATGAGCAGCGCTCCCCAGTACCCACAG CGCTCGGGGATGCCACCCAACAGAGTGGGGGGCCCCATGGGGTCAATGGGGGGTCAGCTGCCGGGTCCCTCTTACGGTGGTGGGAACATGTCCATGCGGCCAGGCATGGGGCCTCCGGGCATGGACGCCTCAAGGAAGCGGTTCCTTCATCagcatcaacagcagcagcagcaagaggCGCTGGGAGGCCTCAGGCGAGG GGCAAAAAGACGCAAGATGGCTGACAAGGTTCTCCCACAGAGA ATCCGTGATCTGGTCCCAGAGTCCCAGGCCTACATGGATCTCTTGGCCTTCGAGAGGAAGCTGGATCAGACCATCGCACGAAAGCGTATGGAGATCCAGGAAGCCATCAAGAAGCCAATTATG CAAAAACGCAAGCTCAGGATCTACATTTCCAACACGTACACCCCCAGCAAGCCTGAGGGCGAGGAGGCGGAGAAGGTTTCCTCGTGGGAACTCAGAGTCGAGGGCAAACTTCTGGAGGAA CCTGGCAAGCAAAAGAAGAAgttctcctctttcttcaaAAGCCTGGTGATCGAGCTCGATAAGGAGCTCTATGGACCCGACAACCACTTAGTCGAG TGGCACAGAATGCCCACCACTCAGGAGACCGACGGTTTCCAGGTCAAAAGGCCCGGCGATGTGAATGTGAAATGCACCCTTCTGCTCATGCTCGATCACCAG cctCCTCAGTACAAACTGGACCCTCGCTTGGCTCGTCTGCTGggcgtgcacacacagacgcgGGCCAGCATCATGCAAGCTCTTTGGCTCTACATCAagaacaacaagctgcaggatagTCACGAGAAGGAGTACATCAATTGCAACCGATACTTCAGACAG ATCTTTGGCTGTCCTCGCATGAGATTCTCAGAGATTCCCATGAAACTTGCGGGCCTGCTGCAGCACCCTGACCCCATCATTATCAATCACATGATTAG TGTGGACCCCACCGATCAGAAGAAGACGGCGTGCTACGACATCGATGTGGAGGTGGATGACCCACTGAAAAGCCAAATGAACAGCTTCCTGTCCTCCACGACCAACCAACAGGAGATCGCTGCACTGGAGATGAAG ATTCATGAGACGATTGAGTACATCAACCAGCTGAAGACTGAAAGAGACTTTATGTTGAGCTTCAGCAATAATCCGCAGGACTTCATCCAGGACTGGCTCAAGTCTCAAAGCAGAGATCTGAAG CTGATGACAGATGTGACAGGAAACcccgaggaggagaggagggccgAGTTCTACCAGGAGGCCTGGGTACCAGAGGCAGTGGGCAGATACGTTTACTCCAAG GTGCAGCAGAGAAGACAAGAGCTGGAGCAGGTGTTGGGCATCCGACTCACCTAA